The following DNA comes from Sebaldella sp. S0638.
CCATTAAATAGAGACCACTGGTCATTAAACTTATATCCCCAGTTTGGTTTAAATCTGTGATCTGTCGCTTTTTGAGGAGATTCTCTTAAATCTGTTATTCTTAATTCGTATTCAGGTTTAAATAGAAAACCTCCATAATTGAATCCAGAACCTAACATAAATTTGTATCTGTCCGCATCATTTGCATGACCAGAAGGACTATCTGCGTTTCTGTATTCGTATACAAATTCAGTCCATAAAGGAAAATCTTTAGCATTTAAATTAACTCTAAAACCATGCACAGTTACATCGCTTGAATTATATGTAGCATTGTGATTTTCTGACTCAATATATGTTCCTGTTGTAATGTCCAGTTTTTCTAAAGCATGCGAACTTCCATAAATTCCCAAAAAAAAGCTTAATAAAAGTAATTTTTTCATTCTAACCTCCATAATTTTATTGTCATTAATAATATACCATGATTTTTTTATTTGTAAAGTTTATTTTGTCATATATTTTAAATTTTTTTCTTAAAATCGATAACTACTTTAGTATAGCATTACATAAGATATGCTAGAGTTTCAACTCAAGATCAAAATTTAGATAGACAAATAGATATTTTGACAAACGCGGGAGCAGAAGAAATAATACAAGAAAAAATAACAGGAACAAAAATAAATAGACCAGAACATTTTTTTCTTTTGACTTTTTTATTTTTAAAGATTATAATATATTAACAATTCAAAAATGAATTAATTTTATTCAGGGGAGATATTTATGAAAAAGTTTTTATTATTTATAACTATGTTATTTACACTTTCGTTTATTGGTTCAGCCAATACTTGTAATTCGCAATATTGTACATGTCCTAATGGTACTTGGGTAACATATGGTCAGTATTGTACTGTTCCGAATGTTGAAGTTGAAATAAAATATTACGGAGCTATAGCTGTTAATATTGAAACAGAAAAATGGTCAAGTGCTTATAATTATCCAAGTTCTTCCTCAGCAAAGAAAAAA
Coding sequences within:
- a CDS encoding DUF4189 domain-containing protein; amino-acid sequence: MKKFLLFITMLFTLSFIGSANTCNSQYCTCPNGTWVTYGQYCTVPNVEVEIKYYGAIAVNIETEKWSSAYNYPSSSSAKKKVLSTCGENCKVNIVSAGRCGAVAYSESTKTLEFDSAIGGFAGAGYNTREERAKEKALKKCSKKSGDCKILTSVCNAGGI